Genomic DNA from bacterium:
ACCCGCCACGTCCACATCATGAGCAGAACATCGGCCGCCGCCAGCCACAGGGGAATCTCGCGATGCGGCATGCGACCCGGAAAATGGATGTTTGTGACACCGATTCGGGCAGACTCCGTTTTCCAGTGTGCGATTTCGTTCTCCTTGCCGCCTGCGAGATAGAATTCAATCTCGGGCAGTTCCTGAGCCGCCCGGATCATCCTGTCAATTCCGCGATCGGATTTCAACGCGCCGGCGTAAACCACTACCGGTATCGTCGTTTCGATTCCCAGTTGTCGGCGGGCGTCTTCCCGCGACTGCGACGGATGGAACAGCTCCAACTCGACTCCGTCGTGGGCGTCGAGGAGCTTCTCTTCCGGCACTCCGAACTCCCGCCAGATTCCGCACAGCGCTTTCGAGATCGCCACCACCAGCGCGCAGGAGGGTTTGCGGGAATTCTTCACGATGGTCGAACGCAGGAACGAATCCAGAAACCGTGAGCGCAGGTGAATCCGTTCCTCGTGGGCTTCGAATACGTAAGGCACGCCCGTCCGCGGCAGAAACAGCACCGTCCATGGATTGCGGCTGTAGACCAGATCGAGATCCGCCTGCCGAATCGCCTTCAGAGCGCCCGCCACCGTACCCAGCACTTCCAGCCGACCGAGTAGACGAACGCGCGGCACGAACCGGATCTCAAAGGGCAGTTCACCGCCGAACATTTCGCGGGCGGCCGTGCGGGCCACATCGTCCGTTGGATACGCGCTCGCCCGGGGGATGAAGAGCGTTACGGAGTGTCCATGTACCGCGAAAGCCCGGCACATCTGGACGACTTGCACCACGTTGGCGTCAACGGTCGGGAAGTCCGTGCTGTGGACGTAGCCGATTCTCAAACTGGAACCCTCGGATGGGAACGAAGGGGGAGAGGCAGGGTGCGAATTTTTTTCAAGATAGCCAAAGACTCGGACAAGCGCAACCGTAAAATCCCCAACTTTCCGTTCTAAGTACAAAATAATAAGCACTTTCAAATTAAATTCATGGTCAGAAAGTCAACAAATAAAAGACTTGACAATCGTCTTTGGAGTTTGTATATTATTCATACCATGAATTATTTACTCCATGAATCAGAAAGCGCTCCTCACGACCTGCCAGGTCAGGCCCGGCTTCTGGCTTCCTTGACCCATGATCTCGCCCATTGTTGCGTGGCCAAGGAAATGGAGCTCTTCAACCGCTATGGGCTTTCAGCCAGCGAAGGACATGTACTCTTGACGGTGGCTGAGGCCGGCCGGATTTCGCCGTCCATCGTAGCCAACCGTCTGGGAGTGGGGCGAAGCCGTCTCACGCCGCTGGCGCAGGCGCTGGTGGACAAGGGTTTCGTGACACGCAATGAGTCGTCCGCCGACCGCCGGGTCCGCGATCTGACCTTGACTCATGACGGACGGCAGATCGCCCATGATGCCGCCAAGTTTCGTCTGGAGTTCCATCAGCGTTTGCTGGAAGGACTTCCCGATTCAATGCGGGAGCGAATGATCGAGACGCTTTACGCGCTCCATGAGCGGATGAACACGGTGCGCTGCGAGCTGTTGGAACCGTCGCACAACGGCCACGGGACATCCTGAGTGCGGTGGATTGCGGAGCGGTTACCTATAAAGGAGTATT
This window encodes:
- a CDS encoding glycosyltransferase family 4 protein produces the protein MRIGYVHSTDFPTVDANVVQVVQMCRAFAVHGHSVTLFIPRASAYPTDDVARTAAREMFGGELPFEIRFVPRVRLLGRLEVLGTVAGALKAIRQADLDLVYSRNPWTVLFLPRTGVPYVFEAHEERIHLRSRFLDSFLRSTIVKNSRKPSCALVVAISKALCGIWREFGVPEEKLLDAHDGVELELFHPSQSREDARRQLGIETTIPVVVYAGALKSDRGIDRMIRAAQELPEIEFYLAGGKENEIAHWKTESARIGVTNIHFPGRMPHREIPLWLAAADVLLMMWTWRVPTIRGCSPMKLFEYMAAGRLIVGPAFPTVCEVMDHGKEGILFEPDSQTGLIAALREAVTTLGDRTMPEAARKKVAENYTWRARTERILDALAERGIGKI
- a CDS encoding MarR family transcriptional regulator: MELFNRYGLSASEGHVLLTVAEAGRISPSIVANRLGVGRSRLTPLAQALVDKGFVTRNESSADRRVRDLTLTHDGRQIAHDAAKFRLEFHQRLLEGLPDSMRERMIETLYALHERMNTVRCELLEPSHNGHGTS